The sequence AAGCCCCCTATAGGCCTCATCGCTTATGATAAACATATCATTTTCAAGACAGATCCTGACATATTCGTTTATCGTCTTCTGCCTCATCAATTGGCCCGATGGGTTGTCATACGGTATAATCAACAAAGCACCTGGTTTATACTTTTTAACAGCTTCTTCTATCTTCTCAACAGCCACATGGTTAAAGTTTCCGCTCCTATCTAAAGCCCTCTCAACCGCTACAATCCTCCTGCCAAGCTCATCGGCAACGGCCTTGTAATTGGTGTATGTAGGGTTCATAACAAGCAGCGGCCTATCGTCTTTGCCTGCATCGCCGCATAAACCCAAAATGGCTGTCCTCATGGCCCCTGAGCCACCATCCTGGATAATTGAGTATAATTTTGGATTTACACCATCAGGCAAAAATGCCCTTATTATTTTGATAAACACCTCATTGGCTTTTTGAGTTCCAGGTGTTTCACCGTATCTCCATATGCCGTTAATTAACTCTTCATTAGTTGGATTTAAAAATCTTTCAAGCAGCTTGGGGTGGGTTTTTAAAGAAACACTGCCTATGGCAACATTAACGGCCTCTATAGGCCTTTTACCTTCCTTCAACTCCTTTTGTGCCCTCTTTTCAAACACAGTTTGGGCAAGCCTTAACCCGGATGGTTTTACACCGTTAAAAAAATTTGAAAACTTTTTATCAGGGTTTCCTAACATTATATATTACCTCCCCCTCTTTGTATAAGTGGATGAATTTTATACATAACAAAAAAGCTGTCAAGAGTAAATTCTTCTTAACTCAGAAACCAATTTTAAAGAATTTTTTAGGGTTAAAAAATTAAATAATGTTAAAATTTATTGTTGACTTACCGAAAAAAATATATAGAATGTGAATTGTGAATTTCTTTTTAAGGGGGTGGGAGCTAAAGAAAAAGTCGGAAAAAGACTTGACAAACCAGTAGGTTGGGCTTATTATGTGAAAGTGATGCAGAAAAATTTTAAAAACTTTGTTAGGAGGTTTTAAACATGAAGAAAAGGTTGATTTCATTGGTAGCAGCAGCGGCATTGGTAGGTGGTATAGCTACTGTTTCTGCTCCTGTATCCGCACAGGCTGGCACAGTTGCTGTAAAGGGTGATACTCAGGTTCAGATGTATGGATTCATCAGGTATATAGCTGGTTGGACAAACAAGATGGAAACAAACACGAGTGAGTTCTTGAATATGCCCTACAAGGATTACAGCGGTCAAGATGATCCATCCAGTAATGATACAAAATTTATGTCCAGCACATACCAAACAAGATTAGGGTTAAATTTCAAAAATGAAGATGCAAATTTAACAGGTAAAATTGAAGCTCATTTCTACGATGGTTCTTTTGGTATAAGGAAAGCTTATATTCAGCATAATTTTGATAACTTCTATCTACGTATTGGAAGGGATTATGGTCTTGAGCTAGACGGAGGATCTTTTTCAACTGCTTTCGAGGCTCCTGTAGGAATGAACGGAGCTTCAAGGAATCCACAGATAAAGGCTGGAACAAGTTTTGACCTAGGTGGAGCTAAACTTGATGCAGGTTTAGCCCTTGAAGATGTTTCTTACACAAATGTAAGTGGTGTAAATAATGCTAGCATCAGTAGAAAAGTAATGCCTGGTGTAGCTGCAAAACTAGCTTTATCTTTCGAAACCGGTTTTGGTGCCCCAGCAAGGATTTATGCTTACGGTATGATAACTCCTCTTAAGATAAAATATCTTGATACCACCGGTAAATATACAGAAAAAAGTAAAACACCTGTTATTTTTGGAACAGGTTTAAAACTTCCTGTATCCATGGTCACACTTAATGTTAATTATGTTTATGGAAAAGGTGCTACAAAATTTGCTGGCTTAAATGAAGATACAAACAATAATATAATAACACCTTATTCTTATTACTATGATGGTAGCAGCTTGAATACTAACAGATTTGATGCTTTTAATATTGAAGCTAAAATAAAGCCTATGCCTTGTGTAGCCGTTGCAGGTGGTTACGATTATGCAAAATTTAAACATTCTTATGGGTTAACTACAGCAGGCAATAAAGATCAAAAACCTTATGTATCTACATACTTTGCCAATGTTGCCATACAAACAACAAAATACACACAATTAACTCTTGAGTGGAGACACGTAGAAGACAAATATTTCCAGACTGACACAAATGGAGATGATGTAAAAGTTAAGGGAAACCAATATTTCATGCGCTATACGTACAGCTTCTAATCAAAGCAAAAACAAATCCTAAGCGGGGCTAAAGCCCCGCCTTTTTTATTACCCTTTTAAAATCTCCTCAACATAACTCGGCAAAGCGAATGCTGCTTTGTGAATTTCAGGGTTGTAATACTTTAGCTTTAGATTGAGTTTGTTAAACCTCTCCTCATCAAACCTATCCCTTGGATGCTCACCCGATTTCCAACCGATAGCAAAGACCCATGTGCCTGATGGATATGTGGGTATGGCTGCCTGATATATAGCCACATTATTCTTGCCAAACGCTTTTTTCATATTATTGACTGACCTCATCATCCATCGTTTATCGTAGTAGGTATTCTCAGCCTGAGCAACAACTATACCACCATCCCTCAAAGCATCCCTGACATTGCCATAGAACTCAGAATTAAACAACCCCTCGGCTGGACCAAACGGGTCGGTTGAATCTATTATGACAACATTGTAAAGCCCCTTTTTATCCTTGACAAACTCAATACCATCGCCAATTATTAGATTAACCTTTTCATTATCAAAACCACACCCAACAAACGGTGTGTATTTCTTGCTATTTTTAACCACAACCTCATCTATCTCAACATTGGTTATGCTGTTTAGGTATATATGCTTTGAAACCTCCCTTGCCGTTCCACCATCGCCTCCTCCGATTATCAAAACATCTTTAGGGTCAGAAGCGGCAAACAAAGGCAAATGCGCTATCATCTCATGATAAACAAACTCATCCCTCTCTGTAAACATCACCAGCCCATCAAGCAGCATAACCCTGCCAAAATCGTAAGTTTCCAAGATATCAAGCCTCTGAAGAGGGCTTTGCTCTGTGCTTAAAACCCTTTTTATTTTAAATGTGAAACCACATGTGCCTGTATATTTTTCTGTGAACCAGAACTCTGGAAAATAAGCCATGTCATGCTCCTCCTTTGTGCAAAAAAATAGGGGTTGTAGCCCACAGACTACAACCCCTGAAAGATTAATTTAAAGCCAAATTACTTCTTTGTTGGGCCCTCTGCCTTAAACTTCCTGCCCACTTCTAAGCCCATATCAAAAGCCTTCATGTTCATATCTATAAATGCTGGCGGAACCTCTTCTTTAACTGTATCCCTAACTGCATCTATAGGCAAAACCTCGGTAAGACCTAAACAAATTCCTACAGCCAAAATGTTCATAGTAACAACATTGCCTATTTCATATTTAGCTGTTCTAACTAAAGGATACTCATAAACTTTATACTTTTTAGCATCATCATCTGGAACTACAACTAAACCTGAATCCACTAAAACATAGGCATCTTCCTTTAAGTCGCCCTTGTAGGCATCATAAGCCTTTTGATGAGTTGACAGGAAGAAATCAACATTGGTTGATTCAGGGAATGTTATGGGCTCATCAGAAATAATGATATCAGCCTTTGCTGCACCACCCCTAACCTGGGATGTATATGTAGGCACCTGAGTAGCGTAATATTTGGTTCTAAAAACGGCTGCATGGGCAAGAATTGTTCCTGCTGTTAAGGAACCCTGTCCACCTACTCCTCCAAATCTTAATTCATAATGAAATGCCATTTTCTTACCTCTTCCTTAAAGTTTTTTCCATTCTTTTAATGGTGTTTCAACATCGTATGGATACAATCCTTTCAACTCTTCCCTTGTTATCTTATATTTATCGGCATCTGTTACACTGCCTTTTACATATTTTGCCCAGTATTCATCGCTTGCCTGAGCCTTCTCAACCAACGCCTTGTAAGATTCTGTAAGCTCTGGCTTGCTCTCATCCTTGTGCAATACACCCATCACAAACTTACCCTTAAGCTCTTCTTCACTCATCTTCTTAGCTTTGGCTGAGCTTACAAGGAAACCTTTCATATAATCCATCAATTTAGCAGGATCGCCCAATTTGTTTCTTCTTCCAAAGTTAATTGGACATGGGCTGAAAACCTCAATCAAGCTGAAACCCTTATAGGCAAGACCTTCTTTAATAAGCTTTGTAAGTCTTGTTGGGTCTCCTGCAAAACCCCTTGCAACATAGCCTGCACCGGCACCAATTGCCATCTTACAAACATCGATTGTTGGCTCAAATGTTCCCCTTGGAGCTGTAGATGCTTTTGCACCTGGAGGTGTTGTACAGGAATGCTGACCACCAGTCATTCCGTAGATCCAGTTGTTAATCAAAACAACTGTAATATCTATATTCCTTCTGCATGCATGAACTAAATGGTTTCCGCCTATATGAACCAGATCGCCATCACCACCGAAAACGAATACATGCTTATCCGGATGAGACATCTTTATACCTGATGCAACAGCTATAGCCCTTCCATGAATTGTGTGCAATGTGTGGAAGTCAACATAACCTGTAACCCTTGCTGCACATCCAATACCGGATACCATAGCACAGTCATCTTTTTTCCAACCTAACTCATCAATGGCTTCAAGGTAGCATTTTAAAACGATACCATCGCCGCAACCTGGACACCAGTAAAGCGGCATCTTTTCCATTCTTAGGTATTTTGTGTAATCAACAGCCATTATTCGCCTCCTCCAAACCTTCTAATCTCCTCATCAGTCATAACAATCTCGACCTTCTTCTCTGGATTCTTGATTTTTTCAAGAATCTGAGAAGGCCTAATAAGGGTTCCTGTTGCCTGGCTAATTCCATAAACATTAGCAGCATCACCAACGATCCTTTGAACCTCAAGTATATACTGGCCCAAATTCATCTCTGGAACTATTATATTCTTAACTTTTCCTGCAATATCTTTTATCTGTTGTTCTGGTGATGGCCAAACGGTTAGAGGTCTGAACATTCCAACCTTTATACCTTCTTTTCTTGCCTCATCGATTGCAACTCTTGCAGCCTCAGCAGTGGAACCAAACGCTATAATGCAGGTTTCTGCATCGTCCATCTTGTAATACTCATATTTCAATATTTCATCAAGATGGTTTGTAATCTTGCTATGCATCCTGTTCAACAGCCACTGAACATACTTTGGAACAACTGTTGGGAATCCAGTCTTATCATGAATTAAGCTGGACATATGATATCTGTAGCTTTTTCCGTCCTTTGTCCACCATGGAGCAAGAGGTGGAATCTCGTAGTTATAATCATAAGGATAATACTCATCAGGTTCAACATCTGGAGCCTGTCTATCAACAATTTCAACCTCTTCTGGGTCTGGAATGTAAACCTTTGTGTGCAAGTGAGACAATGAACCATCTGTTAAAATATAAACAGGCTGTCTAAATTTTTCAGCCAAATTAAAAGCCCTAATAGTCTCAAAAACAGCTTCCTGTGCGTTGGCAGGAGCAATAGCTATTACAGGATGGTCTCCGTGTGTTCCCCATCTTGCCTGCATTATATCGCCCTGAGAAGGCCTTGTTGGCAATCCAGTTGAAGGGCCTCCCCTCATAACATCGACAACAACAAGTGGAACCTCAAACATGCAAGCCATGCCGAATGCTTCTTGCTTTAAGGATAAACCAGGTCCACTTGTACATGTCATAGCTTTAACACCACTTGCAGCTGCGCCAACACAAGCATTGATAGAAGCAATCTCATCTTCCATCATCATAAAAGGCACGCCCCTTTCGGGCATTATCTTTGATAGTCTTTCTGGAACTTCGCTGGAGGGTGTTATCGGATAACCCGCATAAAAGCCCAATCCAGCAACAACAGCCGCCTCAGCTATGGCAGCGTTAGCATCCATAAATCCAATTCTTCCCATTGATTCCTCCTACTTACTTTTTGTAACCGTATTTCCCTTACTATCTGCAAACTCAAGTTCAACACCGATATCAGCAACAGTAATTGCAAAATCTGGACAAATATTCTCGCACATTTTACATCTAATGCAATCCTCAGGCCTTGCTACCTTTGCTATAGTACCCATCCAGACATGCAAATCCTCAACCATCTCTAAAACATTTTTTGGACAAACGTTAACACACAAACCGCAACCCTTACACAACTTTTCATTAATCTCAACCGGCATGCGTTTTTCAGCCATACAACCTCTCCTTCTTTAAAGAATTAAGGGGGCACAAAGCCCCCTCACCCATTTTCTTACAGCTTTGAAACAATAGAATTTAGAGTTTCACTACACCTCATTATCTTTTCAACCTTTTCCTCATCTGGCCAGTAATATCCGTCGATTTCGGAGGGCTTACCCTGAACAACATCAAAATCGTTTATTATCTTCTCTTCATTTTCCTTCATTTCTTTTGCTATAGGCTCAAAGATTTTCTTAAGCTCTTCATCCTCACTCTGCTCAGCCAAAGCCTCAGCCCAATACATAGCAAAGTAGAAATGATTGCCCCTTGTATCAAGCTGATGAACCTTTCTACCTGGCCATTTCTGATTCTCTAACACCTTTGTCATGGCCTTATCGGCAGCATCAGACATTACCTTGGCTTTCTTGTTGCCATATCTTTCAGCTATATGCTCAAGTGAGGCAAAAATAGCGCCAAACTCACCCAAAGAATCCCATCTTAAGTGTCCTTCTTCTATTAACTGCTGGGCGTGTTTTGGGGCAGAACCACCAGCACCTGTCTCAAACAAACCACCACCGGCAAGCAGAGGGACGATTGAAAGCATCTTGGCTGATGTTCCAACTTCCAAAATCGGGAAGAGGTCTGTTAAATAATCCCTTAAAGCGTTGCCTGTTACAGATATAGTATTGAGACCTTTTCTGATTCTTTCAAGCGAGAATCTCATAGCATCAACTGGCCTCATAATCCTAATGTCCAGACCCTCTGTATCATAATCCTTAAGATACTCTTTAACTTTTTTTATAAGCTCAGCATCATGAGCCCTATTTTCATCAAGCCAGAAAACGGCAGGATAACCTGTTGCTCTTGCCCTTCTTACGGCCAAGCCAACCCAATCTCTGATAGCCTCATCTTTAGCCTGACAACCTCTCCAGATATCACCTTTTTCAACATTATGTTCAATCAAAACATTGCCATTTTCATCTACAACACGCACAGTTCCATTAGATGGAGCTAAGAAGGTTTTATCATGTGATCCATACTCCTCGGCCTTCATAGCCATCAAACCAACATTGGAAACATCGCCCATTGTGGTTCTGTCAAACTGACCATTCTTCTTACAATCCTCAACGACCTCTTTATACATGGTAGCATAACATCTATCAGGAATAACGGCCTTTGTATCTTGAAGCTCATCGTTCTTGTTCCACATTTTACCGCCATCTCTTATCATTGGCGGCATGGAAGCATCGATAATAATGAGGTTTGGAGCATGAAGGTTTGTTATTCCTTTTCTTGAATCAACCATAGCAAGCTCAGGATTCTTTTCATATACCTTTTCTATATCAGCTTCAATCTGCTTTCTCTGGTCTTCTGGTAATTTTTGAATTCTGGCGTAAAGATCTCTAAGGCCGTTGTTTGGATTAACGCCTAATTCTTTAAACAGTTCCTTATACTTCTCAAATACATCTTTGAAGTATATTTCAACCATATGTCCAAAGATTGGAGGATCGGATACCTTCATCATTGTAGCTTTTAAATGCAATGATAAAAGAACACCCTTCTCTTTGGCGTCCTTTATTTGCTGATCGAAAAACTCTCTAAGTTTTTTAACGCTCATGAAGGTTCCGTCAAAAACCTCACCCTTTAGTAGGTGAAGTTTTTTCATAGTTTGAGCATTGCCGTTCTCATCGACAAACTGAATCTCAATATCCATTTCCCTGTCTGTCGTGAAGGACTTTTCATGCTCATAGAAATCACCACCATCCATATGGGCAACATGGGTTTTTGAATCTTCTGGCCACGGCTTTAGCGGCAAACCCATTGAATCTGGGTATTTTTTTGCAAACTCTTTAACAGAAGTTGGAAGCCTTCTATCTGAGTTGCCCTGCCTCAAAACAGGGTTAACAGCGCTTCCCAAAACCTTCGCATATCTCTCTTTTATCTCTTTTTCTTTCTCATCCTTTGGCTCTTCAGGATAATCAGGAACGTTGTAGCCTTTCTCTTGAAGCTCTTTAATAGCTTCCTTAAGCTGAACAACGCTAGCAGAGATGTTTGGAAGTTTTATGATGTTGGCTTCTGGTTTGTTAACCAACTCGCCTAAATAGGCTAAATCGTCATTGATCCTCTGGTCTTCTTTCAAATACTCAGGAAATGTAGCCAAAATCCTTCCTGCCAAGGAGATATCCCTTACTTCAACATCAACATCGGCATGCTTGACGAAGCCTTTAACTATGGGTAGTAAAGAAAATGATGCTAAATAAGGCGCCTCGTCAGTCTTCGTCCATACAATTGTAGGTTTTCCTGTAGCCATCCTTCCACTCCTTTCTATAAATTCTTATTTTTCACTTTATAAATGCCTCCTTGCAGACACCCCTAAACTCTGCGCAAGATATACACCAATTATCAAGTTGTGTCAAGAAATTATTGATTTTTCAAGGCTTTAAGCTTGACTTTTTTGCTCTCTTATTGCATTCTTTTTGTGAGTGAAAGGAGGGGGAGAAGTTGATAAATCCCAACATTTTTTTAATGGTCATACCTTTTTTAGTGGCTGTTGTTTTTCATGAGGTAAGCCACGGATATGTGGCATATAAATTGGGTGATAACACAGCCAAGTTTGCAGGCAGGCTCACATTGAATCCAGTGGCACACATAGACATATTCGGCACTATTGTTCTGCCTGCTATTTTGATAATCGCTCACTCGCCTATTCTTTTTGGTTGGGCAAAGCCGGTACCCGTAAATTTTTTTAACCTAAAAAAACCCAAAAGAGATTCGGCCATAGTTGCAGCAGCAGGACCTACAACAAATATACTACTTGCCGTATTATTTGCTATAATCTATAGGATTAGCCTGTTTCTCCCAGCAAGTTTTATACAACAACCACTCATGATAACATGCCTATACGGTGTGCAGTTGAATTTAATATTTGCCTTTTTTAACCTTATACCTATACTGCCACTCGATGGCGGCAGGATATTGGCTGCATTCTTACCACCAAAATGGGCTTATAACTTTTCAAAACTCGAGCCATACGGTATATATATAGTAATAGCCTTGCTGTTTTTGGGTATTTTTGATTTTATCTTTACATTCTTCGTTTTACCGCTATCAAGCATACTACTGTCTTAGGAGAAAAAAATGAAAGAAGCTTATCTTTATTCGAGACTTGAGGATAATAAGGTTCAATGTAATTTATGTTCATTTAGGTGTAAGTTAGCAGATGGCAAAACGGGCATATGTGGTGTAAGAAAAAATGAAGGAGGCACACTTTATTCTACAGTTTATGCGAGGGCTGTAGCAAAGGCGATAGATCCGATAGAAAAAAAACCATTATTCCACTTTTTACCATCTACTAAATCGTTTTCAATAGCAACCGTGGGGTGCAATTTTAACTGCCTGAACTGCCAGAATGCAGACATAAGCCAATATCCCAAAGAAAACGCAGGTGCTGTTGTGGGTGATGTTTATCCACCTGAAAAGGTTGTAGAAGATGCCATATCTGCAGGTTGTAAGTCTATAGCATACACATACACTGAACCCACCATTTTCTTCGAATACGCCATAGATACGGCAAAATTGGCAAAAGAGAAGGGACTGAAGAACATATTTATAACAAACGGCTATATGACAAAAGAAACGATAGATATGATGGACGGCTTAATAGATGCTGCCAATGTTGACCTTAAAGCCTTCAATGATGCATTCTATATGCAGATATGCGGTGGAGCCAGATTAAAGCCTGTTCTTGAAAGCATAGAATATATGAAATCCAAGGGAATTTGGGTAGAGGTTACTACACTTGTTATACCAACAGCAAATGATGATCCGGCCGAGGCGATGCAGATAGCCGAGCATATCTACAACATAGATCCATCAATTCCCTGGCATATAAGCAGGTTTTATCCGGCTTACAAATTCAGCGATGTTATGCCGACCCCTCCAGAAGTTATAAAGAACTTCAGGCAAATTGGCCTATCAATAGGCCTAAAGTATGTATATACGGGCAACATGCTGGGTGATGAGGGCGAGCACACATACTGTCCAAATTGCGGCGAACTTCTGATAGCAAGATATGGCTATGAAATTCTATCCTATGCCATAAAAGATGGTAAATGCCCCAAATGCGGGACAAAAATAGATGTGGTGGAGAGTTAAGGTGAGGTTGTTGTTTGCAGAGGAAGAGATAGAAAAAAGAATAGAGAAACTCGCAAAGCTATTAGATGAAAAGCTAAGGAGTAAACAAGAAAAAACGGTTATGCTTTACATAGAAAAAGGCGGCAAGCCGTTTTTTGAGAAGCTCACACAGAAGATGAAAACAAATCCAATCAAGGACAGCATCAGAGTAAAAAGCTACGCAGGCGATAGATCAACTGGAAAAATAGAGTGGATCAAGAAACCCTCTGTTGATTTAAAGGGTAAACACTGCATAATCGTGGATGATATACTTGACACGGGCAAAACGATAAAAGAGGTTAAAAATTATATGCTATCCCAGGGTGCAACGGGTTGTGAGATATGCGTAGCAGTCAATAAACACGAAAGACGAGAGGAGGATATAGAGCCTGATTACTATCTGTTTGATTTAGACAAAGGCTTCATCATCGGCTTTGGAATGGATTACAACGAAAAATACAGGGAGTTACCCGCAATATACCTAATGGGTGAATCATAACAGAACTATCCTACAGTTATATGAAAAATTTAAACAAAAAATGTGTCGCACTATACTCAGGGGGGCTTGACAGCCTACTTGCTATATTGATAGTAAAATCCTTAGGGGTTGAAGTTTATCCATTATTCGTTCAGACACCCTTTTACAATAAAGAAATAGATAAACTAAAAGAACAACTAAATAAGTCTGGACTGGCATTGGAAACTGCAAGGGATGATAAGGCATATATAGAGATGCTTCTAAACCCACGCTTTGGTTATGGTAAAAATCTAAATCCATGCATAGACTGCAAAGCCTTCTTTTACAAAAAGGCCAAAGAGTACGCGGATAAAATCGGGGCAAGCTTTATCATAACAGGTGAGGTTTTAGGTCAAAGGCCTATGAGTCAACGATCGTATACCGTTCTTCGAACAATAGAAAAGCATGCAGGACTAATAGATTTAGTTTTAAGACCGCTCTCTGCAAAATGCCTCAAAGAAACAATCATGGAGAAGGAAGGCATAGTGGATAGGGATAAGCTATACTGCATACAGGGCAGGACAAGAAAGGCGCAATTTGAGCTTGCTAAAACCTTCGGTATTGAGGAGTTTGAAAGTCCAGCCGGTGGGTGTTTGCTAACTGATACTCAATTTAGTGCAAGACTAAAAGAGATGCTCGATAAAAAGGATGAACTGAACAGTCCAGTGGCTATTGAACTATTAAAAATAGGCAGGCACTTCAGGGTTGATGGATTTAAGTTTATCGTATCGAGGAATGCGGAAGAAACAAAGTTTTTGACTGATAATTTTTCTGACCTGCCACAGATAAGATGTCTGAACAGCCCAGGTGGCGTTGGCGTATTTTTAAAAGAACCCCACATAGAGACAATCATAACCGCAGCTGCAATACTAAAGAGATATTCAAAGAAAGCCCAAAACCTGATATTTAAAGGCTCAAGGGAGTTTATAATAGATGTTAAGCCGATGAGCGATGAGAGACTGAACAGCTATAGAGTTGGAGGAGATAATGCTTAAAGAAAAACTTGAAGAATTAGAGGAAAAATATAAATACATAGAAACTCAACTCTCAGATCCAAATGTTGTAGGCGATCTGGATAGGTACAAATCGCTTAGCTCAGAGATAAAAAAACTTACACCCATTGTAGAAAAAGCCAAAGAATACAGAAATATCCTAAGGCAGATTGAGGAAAATGAAGAGCTTCTTGAGGATGAAGAGTTAAAAGAATTGGCAAAAGAAGAATTAAAACACCTAAAGGAACGTCTACCTGAGCTCGAACAAGAAATAAAACTCCTATTGCTCCCCAAAGATGAGGCCGACGATAGGGATGTAATATTGGAGATAAGGGCAGGAACAGGTGGCGAGGAGGCTGCTTTATTTGCAGCAGACCTGTTTAGGATGTATTCAAGATATGCAGAGAACAAGGGCTTCAAGGTTGAGGTGTTAAGCAAAAGCCTATCCGATACAGGTGGCATAAAGGAGATAATAGCCGAGATAAAAGGCAAAGGAGCCTATCATCTATTCAAACACGAAAGCGGCACACATAGGGTTCAAAGGATACCTATAACAGAATCACAGGGCAGAATCCATACATCGGCTGCAACCGTCGCCGTATTGCCCGAGGCAGAGAATGTTGATGTTGAGATAAAGCCAGAGGATTTGAGAATAGATGTGTTTAGAGCCAGTGGACACGGTGGACAACATGTAAACACAACCGATTCAGCCGTAAGAATAACCCACCTTCCAACCGGTATGGTGGTTAGCTGCCAGGATGAGAAATCTCAACTTAAAAACAAGGAAAAAGCGCTAAAGATACTCAAGTCAAGGCTTTATGATTTTTACAGGCGTAAAAAGGATGAAGAGAGGGCCAAAGAGAGAAAAAGTCAGATAGGCTCAGGCGATAGATCTGAACGCATAAGAACATACAATTTCCCTCAAGGTAGGGTAACAGACCATAGGATAAACCTAACATTATACAAGCTGGATAGTATAATGGAGGGAGATCTGGATGAGCTAATAGAGGCATTAATCGTAGATGAACAGGCAAGAAAACTAAAAGAAAGCGGAATGTGAGGGAAAAATGGGATTTAAATGCGGAATAGTGGGTCTTCCCAATGTGGGTAAATCCACAACATTCAATGCCTTAAGCAGGGGCAATGCCGAAAGCTCCAATTTTCCATTCTGCACAATTG comes from Hippea maritima DSM 10411 and encodes:
- a CDS encoding phosphoribosyltransferase, whose protein sequence is MRLLFAEEEIEKRIEKLAKLLDEKLRSKQEKTVMLYIEKGGKPFFEKLTQKMKTNPIKDSIRVKSYAGDRSTGKIEWIKKPSVDLKGKHCIIVDDILDTGKTIKEVKNYMLSQGATGCEICVAVNKHERREEDIEPDYYLFDLDKGFIIGFGMDYNEKYRELPAIYLMGES
- the amrS gene encoding AmmeMemoRadiSam system radical SAM enzyme, with amino-acid sequence MKEAYLYSRLEDNKVQCNLCSFRCKLADGKTGICGVRKNEGGTLYSTVYARAVAKAIDPIEKKPLFHFLPSTKSFSIATVGCNFNCLNCQNADISQYPKENAGAVVGDVYPPEKVVEDAISAGCKSIAYTYTEPTIFFEYAIDTAKLAKEKGLKNIFITNGYMTKETIDMMDGLIDAANVDLKAFNDAFYMQICGGARLKPVLESIEYMKSKGIWVEVTTLVIPTANDDPAEAMQIAEHIYNIDPSIPWHISRFYPAYKFSDVMPTPPEVIKNFRQIGLSIGLKYVYTGNMLGDEGEHTYCPNCGELLIARYGYEILSYAIKDGKCPKCGTKIDVVES
- a CDS encoding site-2 protease family protein, with the translated sequence MINPNIFLMVIPFLVAVVFHEVSHGYVAYKLGDNTAKFAGRLTLNPVAHIDIFGTIVLPAILIIAHSPILFGWAKPVPVNFFNLKKPKRDSAIVAAAGPTTNILLAVLFAIIYRISLFLPASFIQQPLMITCLYGVQLNLIFAFFNLIPILPLDGGRILAAFLPPKWAYNFSKLEPYGIYIVIALLFLGIFDFIFTFFVLPLSSILLS
- the prfA gene encoding peptide chain release factor 1, with amino-acid sequence MLKEKLEELEEKYKYIETQLSDPNVVGDLDRYKSLSSEIKKLTPIVEKAKEYRNILRQIEENEELLEDEELKELAKEELKHLKERLPELEQEIKLLLLPKDEADDRDVILEIRAGTGGEEAALFAADLFRMYSRYAENKGFKVEVLSKSLSDTGGIKEIIAEIKGKGAYHLFKHESGTHRVQRIPITESQGRIHTSAATVAVLPEAENVDVEIKPEDLRIDVFRASGHGGQHVNTTDSAVRITHLPTGMVVSCQDEKSQLKNKEKALKILKSRLYDFYRRKKDEERAKERKSQIGSGDRSERIRTYNFPQGRVTDHRINLTLYKLDSIMEGDLDELIEALIVDEQARKLKESGM
- a CDS encoding thiamine biosynthesis protein, whose protein sequence is MKNLNKKCVALYSGGLDSLLAILIVKSLGVEVYPLFVQTPFYNKEIDKLKEQLNKSGLALETARDDKAYIEMLLNPRFGYGKNLNPCIDCKAFFYKKAKEYADKIGASFIITGEVLGQRPMSQRSYTVLRTIEKHAGLIDLVLRPLSAKCLKETIMEKEGIVDRDKLYCIQGRTRKAQFELAKTFGIEEFESPAGGCLLTDTQFSARLKEMLDKKDELNSPVAIELLKIGRHFRVDGFKFIVSRNAEETKFLTDNFSDLPQIRCLNSPGGVGVFLKEPHIETIITAAAILKRYSKKAQNLIFKGSREFIIDVKPMSDERLNSYRVGGDNA